From Anopheles coluzzii chromosome 3, AcolN3, whole genome shotgun sequence, the proteins below share one genomic window:
- the LOC120956419 gene encoding 40S ribosomal protein S18, with translation MSLVIPEKFQHILRVLSTNIDGKRTVPIALTAIKGVGRRYAHVVLKKADVDPFKRAGECSDEEVEKIITIISNPRHYKIPDWFLNRQKDIVDGKYMQLTSSNIDSKLREDLERLKRIHAHRGMRHYWGLRVRGQHTKTTGRRGRTVGVSKKK, from the exons ATG TCGCTCGTGATTCCAGAGAAGTTCCAGCACATTCTCCGTGTGCTGAGCACCAACATCGACGGAAAGCGTACCGTACCGATTGCGCTGACTGCGATCAAGGGTGTCGGTCGCCGCTATGCCCACGTCGTCCTGAAGAAGGCCGATGTCGACCCTTTCAAACGTGCCGGCGAGTGTTCGGATGAGGAGGTAGAGAAGATTATCACGATCATCTCGAACCCGCGTCACTACAAAATCCCGGACTGGTTCCTCAACAGACAGAAGGACATCGTCGATGGAAAGTACATGCAACTGACCTCGTCGAACATCGACTCCAAGCTTCGTGAAGATCTGGAGCGACTGAAGCGAATTCACGCTCATCGCGGTATGCGCCACTACTGGGGTCTGCGTGTCCGTGGTCAGCACACGAAAACTACCGGTCGCCGCGGTCGTACCGTCGGTGTATCCAAGAAGAAGTAA
- the LOC120956417 gene encoding endophilin-B1 isoform X3 yields MNIKMPDFDVKKFVKGAGSTLSRVVQLTEEKLGTSEKTEMDARFEHLSERSDSAKLWTEKIMRDTEAALIPNPANRVEDFIFEKIEKQKPKRLSNLEYLGLDMIEGGGEFGQDGPYGSALIKVGQAEQKLGSCERDFIGSAGMCFIQPLKKFLEGEMKTITKEKGVLESKRLDLDACKNRVRKARSMIGQQAAERDLRVAQSEFDRQAEITKLLLEGISTTQATHLRYLHSLVEAQVRYYGQCNKIMSDLQRELVSLGGPQPYVPVSGYEDEDALSERVNNIELGANSGYRRARVLCSYDAKDGTELNLSSNEVIFICECNPPHSDYMNGKQGLLKGLVPKAFLEMLDDD; encoded by the exons ATGAATATCAAAATGCCGGACTTTGATGTGAAGAAGTTTGTAAAAGGGGCTGGCTCTACACTATCGCGTGTGGTGCAG CTTACAGAAGAGAAGCTAGGGACATCGGAAAAAACAGAGATGGATGCCCGTTTCGAGCATTTGAGTGAACGTTCCGACTCGGCTAAATTGTGGACGGAAAAAATCATGCGTGACACGGAGGCAGCACTTATACCGAATCCGGCAAATCGAGTGGAGGACTTTATATTTgagaaaatcgaaaaacagAAGCCTAAACGTTTGAGTAATCTGGAATACCTTGGATTGGACATGATAGAAGGGGGTGGAGAATTCGGACAGGACGGACCGTACGGCAGTGCTTTGATCAAAGTGGGGCAGGCTGAGCAAAAGCTCGGTTCTTGTGAACGTGATTTCATCGGTTCTGCTGGCATGTGTTTTATTCAGCCACTGAAAAAATTCTTGGAAGGAGAAATGAAAACTATCACTAAAGAGAAAGGTGTGCTCGAGAGTAAACG TTTGGATTTGGATGCATGCAAGAATCGGGTCCGTAAAGCGCGCAGTATGATTGGCCAGCAAGCG gCCGAAAGAGATTTACGAGTGGCACAATCTGAATTTGACCGACAGGCTGAAATAACGAAATTGCTGCTAGAAGGAATTAGCACGACGCAAGCCACCCATTTGCGCTACCTGCACTCCTTAGTGGAAGCTCAAGTCCGTTACTACGGccaatgcaataaaattatGTCGGACTTACAACGAGAGCTAGTTAG TCTCGGTGGCCCGCAACCGTATGTACCGGTGTCTGGATACGAAGATGAGGATGCTCTTTCGGAACGAGTTAATAACATCGAATTGGGCGCTAATTCGGGGTACCGGCGGGCTCGCGTTCTATGCTCATATGACGCCAAGGATGGTACCGAACTGAACCTATCTTCGAACGAG gtTATATTTATTTGCGAATGCAATCCACCACACAGCGATTACATGAATGGAAAGCAAGGGTTACTCAAAGGGCTTGTACCAAAGGCATTCCTCGAGATGCTGGATGACGATTGA
- the LOC120956417 gene encoding endophilin-B1 isoform X1 encodes MNIKMPDFDVKKFVKGAGSTLSRVVQLTEEKLGTSEKTEMDARFEHLSERSDSAKLWTEKIMRDTEAALIPNPANRVEDFIFEKIEKQKPKRLSNLEYLGLDMIEGGGEFGQDGPYGSALIKVGQAEQKLGSCERDFIGSAGMCFIQPLKKFLEGEMKTITKEKGVLESKRLDLDACKNRVRKARSMIGQQAKDGISPEVTLEQAERDLRVAQSEFDRQAEITKLLLEGISTTQATHLRYLHSLVEAQVRYYGQCNKIMSDLQRELVSLGGPQPYVPVSGYEDEDALSERVNNIELGANSGYRRARVLCSYDAKDGTELNLSSNEVIFICECNPPHSDYMNGKQGLLKGLVPKAFLEMLDDD; translated from the exons ATGAATATCAAAATGCCGGACTTTGATGTGAAGAAGTTTGTAAAAGGGGCTGGCTCTACACTATCGCGTGTGGTGCAG CTTACAGAAGAGAAGCTAGGGACATCGGAAAAAACAGAGATGGATGCCCGTTTCGAGCATTTGAGTGAACGTTCCGACTCGGCTAAATTGTGGACGGAAAAAATCATGCGTGACACGGAGGCAGCACTTATACCGAATCCGGCAAATCGAGTGGAGGACTTTATATTTgagaaaatcgaaaaacagAAGCCTAAACGTTTGAGTAATCTGGAATACCTTGGATTGGACATGATAGAAGGGGGTGGAGAATTCGGACAGGACGGACCGTACGGCAGTGCTTTGATCAAAGTGGGGCAGGCTGAGCAAAAGCTCGGTTCTTGTGAACGTGATTTCATCGGTTCTGCTGGCATGTGTTTTATTCAGCCACTGAAAAAATTCTTGGAAGGAGAAATGAAAACTATCACTAAAGAGAAAGGTGTGCTCGAGAGTAAACG TTTGGATTTGGATGCATGCAAGAATCGGGTCCGTAAAGCGCGCAGTATGATTGGCCAGCAAGCG AAGGATGGAATATCGCCAGAGGTGACATTAGAACAG gCCGAAAGAGATTTACGAGTGGCACAATCTGAATTTGACCGACAGGCTGAAATAACGAAATTGCTGCTAGAAGGAATTAGCACGACGCAAGCCACCCATTTGCGCTACCTGCACTCCTTAGTGGAAGCTCAAGTCCGTTACTACGGccaatgcaataaaattatGTCGGACTTACAACGAGAGCTAGTTAG TCTCGGTGGCCCGCAACCGTATGTACCGGTGTCTGGATACGAAGATGAGGATGCTCTTTCGGAACGAGTTAATAACATCGAATTGGGCGCTAATTCGGGGTACCGGCGGGCTCGCGTTCTATGCTCATATGACGCCAAGGATGGTACCGAACTGAACCTATCTTCGAACGAG gtTATATTTATTTGCGAATGCAATCCACCACACAGCGATTACATGAATGGAAAGCAAGGGTTACTCAAAGGGCTTGTACCAAAGGCATTCCTCGAGATGCTGGATGACGATTGA
- the LOC120956417 gene encoding endophilin-B1 isoform X4: MNIKMPDFDVKKFVKGAGSTLSRVVQLTEEKLGTSEKTEMDARFEHLSERSDSAKLWTEKIMRDTEAALIPNPANRVEDFIFEKIEKQKPKRLSNLEYLGLDMIEGGGEFGQDGPYGSALIKVGQAEQKLGSCERDFIGSAGMCFIQPLKKFLEGEMKTITKEKGVLESKRLDLDACKNRVRKARSMIGQQAAERDLRVAQSEFDRQAEITKLLLEGISTTQATHLRYLHSLVEAQVRYYGQCNKIMSDLQRELVSMRPPTPRLRVNSEDVDLTCGPPYLSKFQSQDSSQHYQQTITLHPAIPMTSGQPPLSISPAAFPIVEDSIIAALVANSDPSDISVL; the protein is encoded by the exons ATGAATATCAAAATGCCGGACTTTGATGTGAAGAAGTTTGTAAAAGGGGCTGGCTCTACACTATCGCGTGTGGTGCAG CTTACAGAAGAGAAGCTAGGGACATCGGAAAAAACAGAGATGGATGCCCGTTTCGAGCATTTGAGTGAACGTTCCGACTCGGCTAAATTGTGGACGGAAAAAATCATGCGTGACACGGAGGCAGCACTTATACCGAATCCGGCAAATCGAGTGGAGGACTTTATATTTgagaaaatcgaaaaacagAAGCCTAAACGTTTGAGTAATCTGGAATACCTTGGATTGGACATGATAGAAGGGGGTGGAGAATTCGGACAGGACGGACCGTACGGCAGTGCTTTGATCAAAGTGGGGCAGGCTGAGCAAAAGCTCGGTTCTTGTGAACGTGATTTCATCGGTTCTGCTGGCATGTGTTTTATTCAGCCACTGAAAAAATTCTTGGAAGGAGAAATGAAAACTATCACTAAAGAGAAAGGTGTGCTCGAGAGTAAACG TTTGGATTTGGATGCATGCAAGAATCGGGTCCGTAAAGCGCGCAGTATGATTGGCCAGCAAGCG gCCGAAAGAGATTTACGAGTGGCACAATCTGAATTTGACCGACAGGCTGAAATAACGAAATTGCTGCTAGAAGGAATTAGCACGACGCAAGCCACCCATTTGCGCTACCTGCACTCCTTAGTGGAAGCTCAAGTCCGTTACTACGGccaatgcaataaaattatGTCGGACTTACAACGAGAGCTAGTTAG CATGCGTCCTCCAACGCCACGATTAAGAGTAAACAGTGAAGATGTAGATCTTACCTGTGGCCCGCCCTATTTAAGCAAATTTCAATCACAAGACAGCTCACAACACTACCAACAGACCATAACATTACATCCCGCAATCCCGATGACATCCGGGCAGCCTCCTCTTAGTATATCTCCTGCAGCATTTCCTATCGTGGAAGACAGTATTATAGCGGCTCTTGTAGCCAACAGTGATCCAAGTGACATTTCCGTGCTATAG
- the LOC120956417 gene encoding endophilin-B2 isoform X2, which produces MNIKMPDFDVKKFVKGAGSTLSRVVQLTEEKLGTSEKTEMDARFEHLSERSDSAKLWTEKIMRDTEAALIPNPANRVEDFIFEKIEKQKPKRLSNLEYLGLDMIEGGGEFGQDGPYGSALIKVGQAEQKLGSCERDFIGSAGMCFIQPLKKFLEGEMKTITKEKGVLESKRLDLDACKNRVRKARSMIGQQAKDGISPEVTLEQAERDLRVAQSEFDRQAEITKLLLEGISTTQATHLRYLHSLVEAQVRYYGQCNKIMSDLQRELVSMRPPTPRLRVNSEDVDLTCGPPYLSKFQSQDSSQHYQQTITLHPAIPMTSGQPPLSISPAAFPIVEDSIIAALVANSDPSDISVL; this is translated from the exons ATGAATATCAAAATGCCGGACTTTGATGTGAAGAAGTTTGTAAAAGGGGCTGGCTCTACACTATCGCGTGTGGTGCAG CTTACAGAAGAGAAGCTAGGGACATCGGAAAAAACAGAGATGGATGCCCGTTTCGAGCATTTGAGTGAACGTTCCGACTCGGCTAAATTGTGGACGGAAAAAATCATGCGTGACACGGAGGCAGCACTTATACCGAATCCGGCAAATCGAGTGGAGGACTTTATATTTgagaaaatcgaaaaacagAAGCCTAAACGTTTGAGTAATCTGGAATACCTTGGATTGGACATGATAGAAGGGGGTGGAGAATTCGGACAGGACGGACCGTACGGCAGTGCTTTGATCAAAGTGGGGCAGGCTGAGCAAAAGCTCGGTTCTTGTGAACGTGATTTCATCGGTTCTGCTGGCATGTGTTTTATTCAGCCACTGAAAAAATTCTTGGAAGGAGAAATGAAAACTATCACTAAAGAGAAAGGTGTGCTCGAGAGTAAACG TTTGGATTTGGATGCATGCAAGAATCGGGTCCGTAAAGCGCGCAGTATGATTGGCCAGCAAGCG AAGGATGGAATATCGCCAGAGGTGACATTAGAACAG gCCGAAAGAGATTTACGAGTGGCACAATCTGAATTTGACCGACAGGCTGAAATAACGAAATTGCTGCTAGAAGGAATTAGCACGACGCAAGCCACCCATTTGCGCTACCTGCACTCCTTAGTGGAAGCTCAAGTCCGTTACTACGGccaatgcaataaaattatGTCGGACTTACAACGAGAGCTAGTTAG CATGCGTCCTCCAACGCCACGATTAAGAGTAAACAGTGAAGATGTAGATCTTACCTGTGGCCCGCCCTATTTAAGCAAATTTCAATCACAAGACAGCTCACAACACTACCAACAGACCATAACATTACATCCCGCAATCCCGATGACATCCGGGCAGCCTCCTCTTAGTATATCTCCTGCAGCATTTCCTATCGTGGAAGACAGTATTATAGCGGCTCTTGTAGCCAACAGTGATCCAAGTGACATTTCCGTGCTATAG